One window of Thermocoleostomius sinensis A174 genomic DNA carries:
- a CDS encoding glucose-1-phosphate thymidylyltransferase, which produces MKAIILSGGKGTRLRPLTHTGAKQLVPVANKPILWYGIEAIVEAGITEIGIIISPETGEEVKAKTGDGSRFGASITYIRQDQPAGLAHAVKVAQPFLGQSPFVMYLGDNLVQSELTLFLEHFHSNNLDALTLLCPVENPSAFGVAEVDEKGRLLRLVEKPKVPPSNLALVGVYIFSNAIHNAIAAIQPSARGELEITDAIQTLIDQQKAVEARQIRGWWLDTGKKDDLLEANRVILDNCCLHPALNGEIDANSKIIGRVQVGTGTKVINSTIRGPVVIGDNCHIENCFVGPYTSIADDVTMIETDLEHSVLLQGAKVEGIHHRVVDSLIGQRAQLKEAPKRPKALRFMIGDDCQIELA; this is translated from the coding sequence ATGAAAGCAATTATTCTCTCCGGCGGTAAAGGAACCCGTCTGCGTCCATTAACGCATACTGGAGCTAAACAATTGGTGCCAGTCGCCAATAAACCTATTCTCTGGTACGGCATTGAAGCGATCGTAGAAGCGGGAATTACAGAGATCGGGATTATCATCAGCCCAGAAACAGGCGAAGAAGTTAAAGCCAAAACGGGAGACGGCAGCCGCTTTGGAGCCAGCATCACCTACATTCGACAAGACCAGCCCGCCGGACTGGCTCATGCTGTTAAAGTAGCTCAACCATTCCTAGGACAATCTCCCTTTGTCATGTATTTGGGAGACAATTTAGTGCAAAGCGAGTTGACCTTGTTTCTAGAGCATTTCCACAGCAATAACCTTGATGCGCTGACGCTGCTCTGCCCTGTTGAAAATCCCAGTGCTTTTGGGGTGGCTGAAGTAGACGAAAAAGGACGATTGCTGCGGTTGGTGGAAAAGCCTAAGGTGCCGCCGTCTAACCTAGCCCTAGTGGGAGTGTATATCTTCTCTAACGCTATCCACAATGCGATCGCTGCGATTCAACCTTCTGCTCGAGGAGAATTGGAAATTACCGATGCCATCCAAACACTAATTGACCAACAAAAAGCGGTTGAAGCCCGACAAATTCGCGGCTGGTGGCTAGATACGGGTAAAAAGGACGATTTATTAGAGGCTAATCGGGTCATTCTGGATAACTGTTGCCTGCATCCAGCGCTCAATGGTGAGATTGATGCCAACAGTAAAATCATTGGGCGTGTACAAGTAGGTACCGGAACCAAAGTTATTAACTCGACGATTCGAGGCCCTGTGGTCATTGGTGACAATTGCCACATTGAAAACTGCTTTGTCGGGCCTTATACCAGCATTGCTGACGATGTGACGATGATTGAAACTGATCTAGAGCACAGCGTATTGCTGCAAGGCGCAAAAGTTGAAGGCATTCATCATCGTGTTGTAGATAGCTTGAT
- a CDS encoding glycosyltransferase family 2 protein produces MILSVLIWILLALAALLAIPITVFWLECVAAFFPTHTVTKSAYSSPIKTAILIPAHNEASGIQRVLEDLAPQLSDCHQLVVIADNCTDETANMARSLGVTVIERQDATRRGKGYALDFGVRFLANQPNGEVPEVVVVVDADCILQPGTLPRIVEQAAKTGRPVQAIYLMEQPIQPKPRDAVSALAFLVKNWVRPRGLARLQIPCSLTGTGMAFPWTVIQSAKLASGNIVEDMQLGVDLAIAGYPPMFCDHTRVTGLLPQQDQAAKKQRTRWEHGHLQTILTQVPKLLQAALSQRRFDLFAIAFDLSIPPLSLLVLLWMVMTGLSLLIGLVGLSWLPGLLMAIEGGLIITAILMAWLGFGRTELPAQALLAAPLYLLWKIPLYFAFLVRPQTEWIRTARDPVKSSSSQN; encoded by the coding sequence ATGATTTTATCTGTATTGATCTGGATACTGCTGGCACTTGCAGCGTTACTGGCTATTCCCATTACCGTCTTTTGGCTCGAATGCGTTGCAGCCTTTTTCCCTACACATACCGTCACTAAATCGGCTTATTCCTCCCCAATTAAGACAGCAATCTTAATTCCAGCCCACAATGAAGCGAGTGGCATTCAACGAGTTTTAGAAGACCTGGCTCCCCAGCTATCCGATTGCCATCAACTGGTGGTTATTGCTGACAACTGCACCGACGAAACAGCCAACATGGCTCGATCACTCGGCGTCACAGTGATTGAACGACAAGATGCGACCCGTCGCGGCAAGGGATATGCCTTGGACTTTGGAGTCCGATTTTTGGCGAATCAACCCAATGGTGAGGTTCCTGAGGTGGTGGTAGTAGTTGATGCTGACTGTATTCTGCAACCAGGAACCTTGCCGCGAATTGTTGAGCAAGCGGCCAAAACGGGTCGTCCTGTTCAAGCTATTTACCTGATGGAACAGCCTATTCAGCCAAAACCAAGAGATGCCGTCTCGGCATTGGCATTCTTGGTGAAAAATTGGGTGCGTCCTCGAGGGTTAGCTCGGCTTCAGATTCCCTGTAGTTTGACGGGAACGGGTATGGCTTTTCCCTGGACTGTCATTCAATCGGCAAAGCTGGCTAGTGGCAATATTGTCGAAGACATGCAGCTTGGCGTTGATTTGGCGATCGCTGGCTATCCTCCAATGTTTTGCGATCACACCCGTGTGACTGGACTACTGCCCCAACAAGACCAGGCGGCTAAAAAGCAACGCACCCGCTGGGAACATGGGCATCTGCAAACAATTCTGACGCAAGTCCCTAAACTGCTGCAAGCCGCCCTCAGCCAACGGCGCTTCGATTTGTTTGCTATTGCGTTTGATCTGTCCATACCCCCTCTGTCACTATTAGTGTTGCTTTGGATGGTGATGACAGGGCTTTCTCTCTTAATAGGGCTTGTAGGGCTATCTTGGTTGCCGGGGCTACTAATGGCGATCGAAGGTGGATTAATTATCACAGCTATCCTGATGGCATGGCTTGGGTTTGGACGGACAGAATTACCAGCACAGGCGCTCTTAGCTGCCCCACTCTACCTGCTATGGAAAATTCCACTATATTTTGCTTTTCTCGTTCGTCCGCAAACAGAATGGATTCGTACTGCTCGCGATCCAGTTAAGTCTTCAAGTTCACAGAACTAG
- the rfbC gene encoding dTDP-4-dehydrorhamnose 3,5-epimerase produces MQVIPTEIPEVLMIEPRVFGDDRGFFLESFNEKTFIDKTGLEVRFVQDNHSRSVKNVLRGLHYQIQQAQGKLVRVIAGSIFDVAVDIRKNSPTFGQWVSCELSAANKLELWVPAGFAHGFLALEEGTEVLYKTTDYYAPAYERTILWNDPDLAIDWPLSAEPIVSTKDQVGTPFKAAEVYL; encoded by the coding sequence ATGCAAGTAATTCCAACTGAAATTCCTGAGGTTTTAATGATTGAACCACGGGTTTTTGGCGATGATCGTGGCTTTTTCTTGGAAAGCTTCAATGAAAAAACGTTCATTGACAAAACAGGTCTAGAAGTTCGATTTGTTCAGGATAATCATTCCCGCTCAGTCAAGAATGTATTACGTGGGTTGCACTATCAAATCCAACAAGCTCAAGGCAAACTTGTCCGTGTTATTGCAGGTTCTATCTTTGATGTGGCAGTGGATATTCGCAAAAACTCGCCGACCTTTGGTCAGTGGGTCAGTTGTGAACTGTCGGCTGCAAACAAGCTCGAACTCTGGGTTCCAGCAGGTTTTGCCCACGGCTTTCTAGCCTTGGAAGAAGGAACGGAAGTGCTGTACAAAACAACGGACTATTATGCTCCTGCCTATGAGCGCACGATTCTCTGGAATGATCCAGACTTGGCAATCGACTGGCCCTTGAGTGCTGAACCGATTGTTTCTACCAAAGACCAAGTTGGAACGCCTTTCAAAGCTGCTGAGGTATACCTATGA
- the rfbD gene encoding dTDP-4-dehydrorhamnose reductase — protein MKTVLLIGSGGQVGQELQSTLSSIAQVIPIPRESLDLTQLDRVRETIQKTCPHLIINAAAYTAVDRAESEPELATVINSDAPTVMAEEAAQMGAALIHISTDYVFDGSKNTPYTETDRPNPIGAYGKSKLLGEQGIQQVHATVPEFRYVILRTAWVYGALGKSNFVKTMLRLGSDREEVRVVSDQVGTPTWAADIAKAITVLSSHWLSIEAEDPTTDRVTSGIYHFTNSGVTSWYDFAVAIFEEAAAIGFPLKLQRVVPITTAEYPTPTQRPAYSALAWQKIAAILNSPPPHWRQGLRQMLTQLYTQTYESNYSLRR, from the coding sequence ATGAAAACGGTGCTACTAATTGGGAGTGGTGGGCAGGTCGGGCAAGAACTGCAATCAACGCTGTCCTCGATCGCTCAAGTGATTCCAATTCCTCGTGAATCGTTGGATTTGACGCAGCTTGATCGGGTACGCGAAACAATTCAAAAAACATGCCCTCATCTCATCATTAATGCAGCGGCTTATACAGCCGTCGATCGGGCTGAATCAGAACCAGAGCTAGCGACAGTAATCAATAGCGATGCCCCAACGGTCATGGCCGAAGAAGCGGCCCAAATGGGCGCAGCCCTAATTCACATCTCCACAGACTATGTGTTTGATGGCAGTAAGAATACACCCTATACCGAAACCGATCGTCCAAACCCGATTGGCGCTTATGGAAAGTCTAAGCTATTGGGTGAGCAGGGAATTCAACAAGTTCATGCAACCGTTCCGGAGTTTCGGTATGTGATTCTGCGTACCGCCTGGGTCTATGGCGCGCTAGGAAAAAGCAATTTTGTTAAGACCATGCTGCGCTTAGGGAGCGATCGAGAGGAGGTGCGCGTTGTGTCCGATCAGGTGGGAACCCCGACGTGGGCGGCTGATATCGCCAAAGCAATTACCGTCCTGTCATCCCATTGGCTATCAATTGAGGCGGAAGATCCTACAACCGATCGAGTGACCAGCGGCATCTACCATTTCACAAACAGTGGCGTCACCAGTTGGTATGACTTTGCGGTTGCCATTTTTGAGGAAGCAGCGGCGATCGGCTTTCCGCTCAAACTTCAGCGAGTTGTGCCGATTACAACGGCTGAGTATCCCACTCCGACTCAACGCCCTGCCTATTCTGCTTTGGCTTGGCAAAAGATTGCCGCTATCTTAAACTCTCCTCCTCCTCATTGGCGGCAGGGTTTACGACAAATGCTGACTCAACTTTACACACAAACCTATGAAAGCAATTATTCTCTCCGGCGGTAA